Genomic window (Bosea vaviloviae):
CAAGGGCGCCTATGTCAACAACCGCCGCATGCGCGTCTCGGGCCGCCGCGAGCCCGCCGAGATGCTGATCGGCATGGGCGTGCCCCATATCGGCAAGGGCGGGCACCCGCTCTTCCTGCACGAGCTGGGCGCGGTGATGACGCGCTTCGCCAATGTCCGGCGCATGGGCTCGGCCGCGCTCGACATCGCCTATGTCGCGGCAGGCCGCATGGACGCCTATTGGGAACGAGGCCTCAACACCTGGGATTTCGCGGCCGGAGCCGTGATGATCCGCGAAGCCGGCGGCACCTTCGGCACGCTCGACGGCAAGCAGCCGACCAGCGCCAAAGACATCATCTGCGGCAATGAAGTCGGCGAACAGTCACTGCGCGCCGCGCTCAAGTCGGCAGGCTGACATATATCTTTGCTCTTTCACGCTTGATCCCGGCGGCGCTGGAGGCGACAGTCCCGCAGGCGGCAAGACCTGAACGGAAGACGAAGCATGGCGGATGAGGGCATAGCGGCCGAGCAGATCACGGTCGCAACGATGCGGGAGGAGACCCGCTTTTCGCGTCCGTTGCGCTATGTCGTCCGCGCGCTCCTGTTTCTCGCGCTGATCGGCTTCCTCGGCTACATCCTGCAAGGCGGTCTCACCACCGCCTTCATGACCAATCCCGGCCTGAACGGCCTGATCCTCGGCTCGCTCTTCGTCGGTGTGCTGATCGCGCTGCGCGAGCTCTGGCGGCTTTACAGCGAGGCCCGCGCCGCCACCCGCCTCGCCGCCGCTCCGCTGCAGGCGGAGGTCCGGCGTCATCAGGTCATCGCCCCGCTCAGCGGCGTGCTGCCTCAGCTCGATCGCGGCAGCCTCGCCCCCGCCCAAGCCTCGACCGTTCTGGAATCGATCGCGGTCAGGCTCGATGACGGCCGCGAGGTCCTGCGCTATCTCGCCGGGCTGCTCGTCTTCCTCGGCCTGCTCGGCACCTTCTGGGGCCTGCTCGACACGGTCTCCTCCGTCGGCTCCGTCATCAAGTCGCTGCGCACCGGCGCGGAAGCCGGCGTGCTCTTCGACGAGCTCAAGGCCGGCCTCGCCGCCCCGCTCGCCGGCATGGGCCTGTCCTTCTCCTCATCGCTCTTCGGCATCGCCGGCTCGCTGATCCTCGGCTTCCTGGAATTGCAGGTCGCCCAGGCCCAGCGCCGCTTCCGCAACGAGATCGAGAGCTGGCTCGGCACACGCACCGCCAGCGCCACGTCGATCACCACCTCCCAGCCCTTCGCCGGCGACGCGCTGAACGACCGCTTCGACAAGCTCAGCGCGGCCATGGCCGAGAGCGGAGCCAACAACCGCGCCGCGACCCAGGCGCTCTCCAACCTCGCCGAGGGCATCCAGGGTCTCGTCCAGCATATGCGCGCGGAGCAGCAGCTCATTCGCGACTGGGTCGAGGCGCAGGCCTCGCGCGAGAAGGACATGAAGCGCCTGATCGAGAGATTGACCGCCGACCACGTCACGGAGCCATGAGCGCGCCGACACGATACGCTCGGAACAACGCCCTGATCCGCAGGAGCCGCTAAGCATGGCCCTTTCCCGCTCCCACCGCCGCGACGACATCAATTTCTGGCCCGGCTTCGTCGATGCGCTCTCGACGATGCTGATCGGCATCGTCTTCCTGCTCTCGGTCTTCGTACTTGGCCAGTTCTTCCTGTCGCAGGAGCTGACCGGCAAGGACACCGCGCTCGACCGCCTCAACCGCCAGATCTCGGAACTGACCGATCTGCTCGCGCTGGAGCGCTCCTCGAACCGGCAGGCGCAGGAAAACCTGAGCCTGTTGCAGTCGACGCTCACGCGCGAGCAGGGCGAACGCAGCCGTGTCCAGGGCCTGCTCAATGCGCAAGCCAGCGACGCGCCGGCCCAGCTCTCCGAAACCCAGAAGGCGCTCGAGAG
Coding sequences:
- a CDS encoding flagellar motor protein MotA: MREETRFSRPLRYVVRALLFLALIGFLGYILQGGLTTAFMTNPGLNGLILGSLFVGVLIALRELWRLYSEARAATRLAAAPLQAEVRRHQVIAPLSGVLPQLDRGSLAPAQASTVLESIAVRLDDGREVLRYLAGLLVFLGLLGTFWGLLDTVSSVGSVIKSLRTGAEAGVLFDELKAGLAAPLAGMGLSFSSSLFGIAGSLILGFLELQVAQAQRRFRNEIESWLGTRTASATSITTSQPFAGDALNDRFDKLSAAMAESGANNRAATQALSNLAEGIQGLVQHMRAEQQLIRDWVEAQASREKDMKRLIERLTADHVTEP
- a CDS encoding inositol monophosphatase family protein; translation: MIRSPLMTVMTDAVMKASRSLKRDFGEIENLQVLAKGPGDFVSKADTKAEEIIRAALEKARPGYGFVMEESGVVQGTDESNRWHIDPLDGTHNFLRGIPHWNISVALERDNQFIAGVVYDAAKDELFIAEKGKGAYVNNRRMRVSGRREPAEMLIGMGVPHIGKGGHPLFLHELGAVMTRFANVRRMGSAALDIAYVAAGRMDAYWERGLNTWDFAAGAVMIREAGGTFGTLDGKQPTSAKDIICGNEVGEQSLRAALKSAG